Proteins from a genomic interval of Medicago truncatula cultivar Jemalong A17 chromosome 3, MtrunA17r5.0-ANR, whole genome shotgun sequence:
- the LOC11430201 gene encoding protein NRT1/ PTR FAMILY 5.10: MAGGDCETRLLLETVDGVVDFKGRPVLRSSSGGWRAAAFIISVEVAERFAYYGINSNLINYLTGPLGQSTATAAENVNIWSGTASLLPLLGAFLADSFLGRYRTIIIASLVYILALSLLTLSATLPSDGDAQAILFFFSLYLVAFAQGGHKPCVQAFGADQFDINHPQERRSRSSFFNWWYFTFTAGLLVTVSILNYVQDNVGWVLGFGIPWIAMIIALSLFSLGTWTYRFSIPGNQQRGPFSRIGRVFITALRNFRTTEEEEPRPSLLHQPSQQFSFLNKALIASDGSKENGKVCSVSEVEEAKAILRLVPIWATSLIFAIVFSQSSTFFTKQGVTLDRKILPGFYVPPASLQSFISLSIVLFIPVYDRIIVPIARTFTGKPSGITMLQRIGAGILFSVISMVIAAFVEMKRLKVARDHGLIDMPDVTIPMSIWWLIPQYVLFGVSDVFTMVGLQEFFYDQVPDELRSVGLSLYLSIFGVGSFLSSFLISAIQKGTSKDGHDGWFASNLNRAHLDYFYALLAALSAVGLTAFWFFSKSYVYKRTST; encoded by the exons ATGGCCGGCggcgattgtgaaactcggctGCTGTTGGAGACGGTTGACGGCGTCGTTGACTTCAAGGGTCGCCCTGTCCTACGATCTTCCTCTGGTGGTTGGAGAGCTGCTGCTTTCATTATAA GTGTGGAAGTTGCTGAGAGGTTTGCTTACTATGGAATTAATTCAAACTTGATCAATTATTTGACTGGCCCACTTGGTCAGTCCACTGCAACTGCAGCCGAGAATGTTAACATCTGGTCTGGAACAGCTTCCTTGCTCCCTCTGCTTGGTGCTTTTCTTGCTGATTCTTTTCTTGGCCGTTACCGCACCATCATTATCGCATCCCTTGTTTATATTCTG GCACTGAGCTTATTGACGTTGTCGGCTACACTGCCTTCAGATGGCGACGCCCAAGCAATAttgttcttcttttctctttatCTAGTTGCATTTGCACAAGGTGGACATAAGCCTTGTGTTCAGGCATTTGGAGCTGATCAATTTGATATCAACCACCCGCAGGAACGCAGGTCTAGAAGCTCCTTTTTCAATTGGTGGTATTTTACCTTTACTGCAGGTCTCCTTGTTACTGTTTCCATCTTGAACTATGTTCAGGATAATGTTGGTTGGGTTCTTGGTTTTGGTATCCCTTGGATTGCTATGATAATTGCGTTGTCTCTTTTCTCACTTGGAACTTGGACATACCGGTTTAGCATTCCAGGGAATCAACAACGGGGTCCTTTTTCAAGAATTGGTAGAGTGTTTATTACTGCACTCCGCAACTTCCGAACTACTGAAGAAGAGGAACCTCGTCCTTCTCTGCTTCACCAACCTTCTCAACAGTTTAG CTTCTTAAACAAAGCATTAATTGCATCAGACGGATCAAAGGAAAACGGGAAAGTTTGTAGTGTCTCTGAGGTTGAAGAAGCAAAGGCAATCCTCAGGCTTGTTCCAATATGGGCTACGAGTTTAATTTTTGCCATTGTGTTTTCTCAGTCTTCTACCTTCTTTACCAAACAAGGTGTTACATTGGACAGGAAAATTTTGCCTGGTTTTTATGTACCCCCTGCTTCTCTTCAATCCTTTATCAGTCTCTCTATTGTTCTCTTTATTCCTGTCTATGACCGCATTATCGTTCCTATAGCAAGAACCTTTACTGGCAAACCCTCTGGCATCACTATGCTACAAAGAATTGGAGCCGGAATTCTTTTTTCTGTAATTTCTATGGTAATTGCAGCTTTTGTCGAGATGAAAAGACTCAAAGTGGCTCGTGATCATGGACTAATTGATATGCCAGATGTGACAATACCTATGAGCATCTGGTGGTTGATTCCTCAATATGTCTTGTTTGGAGTATCTGATGTCTTTACAATGGTAGGTCTGCAAGAATTTTTCTATGATCAGGTCCCGGATGAATTAAGAAGTGTGGGTCTTTCCCTCTATTTAAGTATTTTTGGGGTTGGGAGCTTTCTGAGTAGCTTTCTCATTTCTGCTATTCAAAAAGGAACAAGTAAAGATGGACATGATGGCTGGTTTGCAAGTAATCTTAATCGTGCACATCTTGATTATTTCTATGCTCTTCTGGCTGCTCTTAGTGCAGTGGGATTAACCGCCTTCTGGTTTTTCTCAAAATCATATGTTTATAAGAGAACAAGCACATAG